The Nitrospirales bacterium genome includes a window with the following:
- a CDS encoding NAD-dependent epimerase/dehydratase family protein: MKILVTGATGFLGQTLCRHLSDAGHMVVGLGSKDADLTDATSLLRYNQHRYDYVYHLAAWTQAGDFCLRHPGEQWIKNQQINTTVLAWWRDCQFQAKMVGIGTSCSYAPHLATTEESYLQGMPIDSLLAYAMTKRMLYVGLQAIQRQYGGSFVYVVPSTLYGPGYHTDERQLHFIFDLIRKILRGKYHGEPVVLWGDGEQTRELIYLEDFVHCLLDVGERCENDIINIGTGEARSIKYFANKICEYVGYPFERVQFDPAKYVGARSKFLNIDKLKKHIPQLSFTKLEAGLAKTIDWFHAQKGWEKSIGMEG, encoded by the coding sequence ATGAAGATTCTCGTCACCGGCGCGACAGGATTTCTTGGGCAGACGTTGTGTCGCCACTTATCCGATGCCGGTCATATGGTCGTGGGGTTGGGGTCGAAGGATGCCGACCTGACCGACGCAACGAGTCTCTTGCGCTATAACCAGCATCGTTATGATTATGTGTATCATCTGGCGGCTTGGACTCAGGCGGGAGACTTTTGTCTGCGGCATCCGGGCGAACAATGGATTAAAAATCAACAGATCAACACCACCGTGCTCGCGTGGTGGCGTGACTGTCAATTTCAGGCCAAAATGGTCGGAATTGGGACCAGCTGTTCCTACGCGCCTCATCTGGCTACCACCGAAGAGTCCTACCTTCAGGGAATGCCGATCGACAGTTTGCTGGCCTATGCCATGACTAAGCGAATGTTGTATGTCGGGTTACAAGCCATTCAACGTCAATACGGTGGTTCATTCGTCTATGTCGTGCCCTCCACTCTTTACGGACCCGGGTACCATACCGATGAACGGCAATTGCATTTCATCTTTGATTTGATCAGAAAAATTCTTCGCGGAAAGTATCATGGAGAGCCGGTCGTCTTATGGGGCGATGGCGAGCAAACCCGGGAGCTCATCTACTTGGAGGATTTTGTTCATTGCCTCCTCGACGTGGGTGAACGGTGTGAGAACGACATCATCAATATCGGGACCGGTGAAGCAAGGAGCATCAAGTATTTCGCGAACAAAATTTGTGAGTATGTGGGATATCCATTTGAACGCGTTCAGTTTGATCCTGCGAAGTACGTGGGAGCACGGTCAAAATTTTTGAATATCGACAAGTTGAAAAAACACATTCCTCAACTCAGCTTTACGAAGCTCGAAGCGGGTTTGGCCAAGACGATCGATTGGTTTCACGCGCAGAAGGGGTGGGAGAAATCCATAGGGATGGAAGGCTAA
- a CDS encoding kinase has protein sequence MIITQTPVRISFFGGGTDYPEHFDKYGGATLGASIDKYTTISVTPLTKFFDHRIRISYSQMELCGSIDEIRHPSVRECLRYVHIDGGVEMSVVNDLPARTGLGSSSSFTVGLLHALHAFKGELVSTEQLARESVYVERELIKERVGLQDQYTCALGGVVNLEFRDGGKVVVNPLIVQKERLHALEERLLLFYTGLQRNAHDILEHQISRTAKGEVVSQLIHMQALVEDGARILCNGRDLREFGELLHESWTYKRQLSEAVSNPLIDEAYEHARGAGAVGGKLLGAGGGGFLLLYVEPYNHESVRQALASMLEVNFHFEDQGSRLIFYRP, from the coding sequence ATGATTATCACTCAAACGCCGGTGCGAATCAGTTTCTTCGGCGGGGGAACTGACTATCCAGAACATTTTGACAAGTATGGTGGCGCCACATTGGGAGCTTCCATCGATAAGTACACCACCATCTCCGTGACGCCACTCACCAAGTTTTTCGATCATCGAATTCGTATCAGTTATTCTCAGATGGAATTGTGCGGTTCGATCGATGAGATTCGGCACCCATCCGTTCGAGAATGTCTGCGGTATGTCCACATCGATGGCGGGGTCGAAATGAGCGTCGTCAATGATCTGCCCGCTCGAACAGGTCTCGGGTCGTCCTCGTCTTTTACGGTCGGTCTCCTGCATGCCCTTCATGCCTTTAAAGGTGAATTAGTCAGTACGGAGCAGCTCGCCCGCGAAAGTGTGTACGTTGAACGCGAACTGATTAAGGAACGGGTCGGTTTGCAGGATCAATACACCTGTGCGTTGGGAGGAGTCGTCAATCTGGAGTTTCGTGATGGCGGCAAAGTTGTCGTGAATCCACTGATCGTTCAGAAAGAGCGTCTTCATGCCCTCGAAGAACGGCTGCTCTTGTTCTATACCGGCTTGCAGAGGAATGCTCACGATATTCTTGAGCATCAAATTTCCCGGACGGCAAAAGGAGAGGTCGTTTCTCAACTCATCCACATGCAGGCGCTGGTCGAAGATGGTGCGCGGATACTCTGTAACGGTCGCGACCTGCGGGAATTTGGAGAGTTATTGCACGAAAGTTGGACGTATAAACGACAGCTTTCCGAGGCCGTGAGTAATCCCTTGATCGATGAGGCTTATGAACATGCTCGTGGTGCGGGCGCGGTAGGGGGGAAATTGCTGGGCGCAGGCGGCGGAGGATTTTTATTGTTGTATGTCGAACCGTACAATCATGAATCTGTCCGGCAGGCCCTGGCGAGCATGCTGGAGGTGAATTTTCATTTTGAAGACCAAGGTTCCCGTTTGATTTTCTACCGGCCATGA
- a CDS encoding SIS domain-containing protein, whose protein sequence is MTIKRKHATNDARFLEHYFSQYRKALEEMDVSRQLVELKDMMVHAERIDKKVIIVGNGGSAAIASHCSIDLNKVAGIRCMTFNEASLITCLANDYGYESWVAKALEFHAQKEDVVVLISSSGKSPNMIRGAEYARRLGAKLVTFTGFSKNNPLKVLGHINFWMNSKDYNMIECFHQLWLLSVCDLIAETRQERIQPSLRALPNTHPVSPTVPTAA, encoded by the coding sequence GTGACCATCAAACGAAAACATGCGACGAACGATGCACGGTTCTTAGAGCATTATTTCTCTCAATACCGGAAGGCCTTGGAAGAAATGGATGTGTCAAGACAATTGGTCGAGCTGAAAGACATGATGGTGCATGCTGAGAGAATCGACAAGAAAGTGATCATCGTTGGCAACGGCGGAAGCGCTGCCATCGCGAGCCATTGTTCGATCGATTTGAATAAGGTCGCGGGAATTCGTTGCATGACCTTTAACGAGGCCTCCCTGATTACTTGTCTGGCGAACGATTATGGGTACGAGTCCTGGGTCGCCAAAGCCCTTGAATTTCATGCCCAAAAAGAGGATGTCGTTGTTTTGATCAGTTCCAGCGGGAAGTCACCGAATATGATTCGTGGCGCCGAGTACGCACGTCGTCTCGGGGCCAAGCTCGTGACGTTTACGGGCTTTTCAAAGAACAACCCTTTAAAGGTTCTCGGGCATATCAACTTTTGGATGAATAGTAAAGACTACAATATGATCGAATGCTTTCATCAGCTCTGGCTGTTGTCCGTTTGCGATCTGATCGCAGAAACCCGTCAAGAACGAATCCAACCTTCCTTGCGAGCGCTACCCAATACGCACCCGGTTTCCCCCACTGTTCCTACCGCGGCATAA
- a CDS encoding SDR family oxidoreductase, which produces MKSERVSCNEQIMRRILVTGGAGFIGSHLVDRLIHDGHHVWVLDNFSTGRPENLAHLSGHPRLSVSQGDVTDRKVVDEVMTDIHWVFHLASLADIVPSMVNPLTYYHANVSGTATVVESARQAGIQRFVYTASSSCYGLPDVYPTPETAEIRPQYPYALTKNLGEQIVMHWAQTYGLPVVSLRLFNVYGPRARTSGTYGAVFGVFLAQKLARKPFTVIGDGTQTRDFTYVTDVVDAFVKAAESQCAEEIFNIGSGGTYSINHLVDLLRGPVVHIPKRPGEPDCTFASIEKARSMLNWTPTMTFEEGVSVMLQHIQAWEKAPVWDPESIAVASADWFRYLGRGTTELANCGGQVWVESRY; this is translated from the coding sequence GTGAAGAGTGAACGGGTGTCCTGTAATGAACAAATCATGAGGCGTATTCTTGTTACGGGAGGGGCGGGCTTTATCGGCAGTCATCTTGTCGACCGCTTGATTCACGATGGGCATCATGTATGGGTTCTGGATAATTTTTCAACGGGAAGGCCTGAAAACCTGGCTCATCTCTCTGGTCATCCACGCTTGTCGGTCTCTCAGGGCGACGTGACGGATCGGAAGGTTGTCGATGAGGTGATGACGGACATCCATTGGGTCTTCCATCTGGCTTCGCTGGCTGACATCGTGCCTTCCATGGTGAACCCCTTAACCTACTATCACGCCAATGTGTCCGGGACAGCCACCGTCGTGGAAAGCGCTCGTCAGGCCGGTATTCAACGATTCGTCTATACGGCGTCTTCTTCCTGTTATGGCCTCCCTGATGTGTATCCAACTCCAGAGACTGCCGAGATCCGGCCACAATACCCGTATGCCTTAACAAAAAACCTTGGCGAGCAAATCGTGATGCATTGGGCTCAGACATATGGGCTGCCTGTCGTATCGCTTCGTCTCTTTAATGTGTATGGACCGCGGGCGCGCACATCGGGAACATATGGGGCGGTCTTTGGCGTGTTTTTAGCGCAAAAACTCGCTCGAAAACCGTTTACGGTGATCGGTGACGGTACCCAAACGCGTGACTTTACGTATGTGACGGACGTTGTGGATGCGTTCGTGAAAGCTGCCGAATCGCAGTGTGCCGAGGAAATTTTTAACATTGGCTCGGGTGGGACCTATAGCATCAATCATTTAGTCGATCTGTTGCGAGGTCCCGTCGTGCACATTCCCAAACGCCCGGGAGAGCCGGATTGCACGTTCGCCAGTATTGAAAAAGCGAGGAGCATGTTGAATTGGACTCCAACGATGACGTTTGAAGAAGGCGTTAGCGTCATGCTGCAGCATATACAGGCTTGGGAAAAGGCGCCGGTCTGGGACCCTGAATCGATCGCGGTAGCCTCGGCGGACTGGTTTCGCTATCTCGGTCGAGGCACGACTGAATTAGCCAATTGTGGGGGGCAGGTGTGGGTCGAATCGCGATATTGA
- a CDS encoding PfkB family carbohydrate kinase, with the protein MGRIAILSKTRSLEDLSALLDEARLQGKTIVHCHGVFDLLHVGHIRHLEEAKALGDVLIVTVTPDCYVNKGPHRPAFQQDLRIESIAALDAVDYVAVNRWETAENAIKILKPDIYVKGPDYGQGRPDLTGGLSKEEDAVESVGGRLEITNTVQYSSTSLLNRYVPLFPPDMNGWLGEFRDEYTSGEILDYLERLRELRVVVIGEAIIDEYVYCNALGKSSKEPILAMQFDSKEKHLGGSLAIANHLADFCGEVRLVTYLGTIHPHERFIRENLKPNVQPEFVMKSGSSTIVKRRFIEQYQFSKLFEVYEMNDAFLTPHEHAQLSEILAKELAHGDVAMVADFGHGLLSPEAIRMVESRARFLAVNTQINAANLGYHTISRYRKADYISIQEKEIRVDRRDPRGKLNPLVESLSRELQCPSVMVTQGNKGTLLYQQGQGFFESPSLATKVVDRVGAGDALFALTAPCVAMGVPADVVGFIGNLAGAQAVMTVGNSRALDRVQLLRSVESLLK; encoded by the coding sequence GTGGGTCGAATCGCGATATTGAGCAAAACTCGTTCGCTTGAAGATTTGTCGGCACTTCTCGATGAAGCACGCCTGCAAGGAAAAACGATCGTCCATTGTCACGGAGTGTTCGATTTGCTGCATGTCGGACATATCCGGCATTTGGAGGAAGCGAAAGCGCTCGGTGATGTCCTGATCGTCACGGTCACTCCCGATTGCTACGTCAATAAAGGCCCTCATCGTCCCGCGTTCCAACAGGACTTGCGAATCGAAAGCATAGCGGCGTTGGATGCCGTCGATTATGTCGCGGTCAATCGTTGGGAAACCGCGGAAAATGCGATCAAAATATTGAAACCGGACATTTATGTGAAGGGCCCTGACTATGGTCAAGGACGCCCGGACTTAACCGGTGGATTGTCGAAAGAAGAAGACGCGGTTGAATCAGTTGGAGGGCGGCTGGAGATCACCAATACGGTCCAATACAGTTCGACCAGTTTGCTGAATCGGTACGTTCCCTTGTTTCCCCCTGACATGAATGGCTGGTTGGGAGAGTTTCGCGACGAGTATACGTCCGGAGAGATATTGGACTATCTGGAGCGACTACGCGAACTTCGCGTGGTGGTCATTGGCGAGGCCATTATCGATGAATATGTCTATTGTAATGCGCTCGGCAAGTCATCGAAAGAACCGATATTGGCGATGCAGTTCGATTCCAAGGAAAAACATCTGGGCGGCAGTTTAGCGATTGCCAATCATCTGGCTGATTTCTGCGGGGAAGTCAGGCTAGTGACCTATTTAGGGACTATTCATCCGCACGAACGATTCATCCGGGAGAATCTCAAGCCCAATGTCCAGCCAGAGTTTGTGATGAAGTCTGGCTCATCCACGATCGTCAAACGTCGATTTATCGAGCAATATCAATTCTCCAAATTGTTCGAAGTCTATGAGATGAACGATGCCTTCCTGACGCCACACGAGCATGCACAATTGAGCGAGATCCTAGCGAAAGAACTGGCCCATGGTGATGTCGCTATGGTGGCGGATTTCGGGCACGGACTTTTATCCCCGGAGGCCATTCGCATGGTCGAAAGCCGGGCGCGATTTTTGGCCGTCAACACGCAAATCAACGCTGCGAATCTGGGTTACCACACGATTTCGAGATACCGGAAAGCTGATTATATTTCCATTCAGGAAAAAGAGATACGAGTGGATCGGCGGGACCCGCGCGGGAAGCTCAATCCTCTCGTCGAATCCTTATCGAGGGAGTTGCAATGTCCATCGGTGATGGTGACGCAGGGAAATAAAGGCACCTTGCTGTACCAGCAAGGCCAAGGGTTTTTCGAAAGTCCCTCGTTGGCGACTAAAGTCGTCGACCGCGTGGGGGCGGGGGATGCGCTCTTCGCTTTGACCGCCCCATGTGTGGCGATGGGAGTTCCAGCGGATGTGGTCGGATTTATCGGAAACTTGGCGGGAGCGCAAGCGGTTATGACCGTCGGAAATAGTCGAGCCCTGGACCGTGTTCAACTTCTGCGAAGTGTGGAGTCGCTGTTGAAGTAA
- a CDS encoding NAD-dependent epimerase/dehydratase family protein codes for MITQPRFKTVLVTGGAGYVGSALVPRLLDEGYRVKVLDLYLYGESALREVRAHPHLDEIKGDIRDHQLLARIIPGCDALIHLACISNDPSFELNPELGRSINYEAFRGLVDRACEGGVKRFIYASSSSVYGVKAEEHVTEDLPVEPLTDYSKYKAMCEEILLNEPYDGLERVVIRPATVCGYSPRLRLDLTVNILTNHAVNNRKIMVFGGQQKRPNIHIKDMVEVYVQSLTWPAEKVNGQVFNAGYHNLRVDDIAQMVKQNVGEDVEIVHMETNDHRSYHISSEKIARTLGFTPQHSVQDAIGDLLSAFREGHIPNSFDDSRYFNIKRMQEVQLV; via the coding sequence ATGATCACTCAACCCAGATTCAAGACCGTTTTGGTGACTGGTGGAGCCGGCTATGTGGGTTCCGCTTTGGTGCCCCGATTACTCGATGAGGGGTATCGCGTCAAAGTATTGGACCTGTATTTGTACGGGGAAAGCGCTTTGCGGGAAGTGAGAGCCCACCCCCATCTGGATGAAATCAAGGGAGATATACGCGATCATCAGCTCCTGGCTCGCATTATTCCAGGTTGCGATGCCCTCATCCATTTAGCCTGCATTTCCAACGACCCCAGCTTCGAGCTGAACCCCGAGCTTGGCCGCTCGATTAATTATGAGGCTTTTCGCGGACTGGTGGATCGAGCTTGTGAAGGCGGAGTCAAGCGGTTTATCTATGCGTCTTCCTCGAGCGTGTACGGAGTCAAAGCAGAAGAACATGTCACAGAAGACCTTCCGGTCGAACCGTTGACGGACTATTCCAAATACAAGGCGATGTGCGAAGAAATCTTACTGAACGAACCATACGATGGATTGGAACGCGTCGTGATCCGGCCCGCTACCGTGTGTGGATATTCCCCCCGACTGAGACTGGATCTCACGGTCAATATTCTCACGAACCATGCGGTGAATAACAGAAAAATTATGGTGTTCGGCGGGCAACAAAAGAGACCGAACATCCATATCAAGGATATGGTCGAGGTGTATGTTCAATCTCTCACGTGGCCGGCGGAAAAGGTCAATGGGCAGGTATTCAACGCCGGGTATCACAATCTTCGTGTGGATGACATAGCACAGATGGTGAAACAGAACGTGGGCGAGGACGTCGAGATCGTTCACATGGAAACAAATGATCATCGGTCTTACCATATTTCCTCTGAAAAGATCGCCCGGACGTTAGGGTTCACTCCACAGCATTCCGTTCAAGATGCGATCGGAGATTTGCTTAGCGCGTTTCGAGAAGGTCACATTCCAAATTCTTTCGACGACAGTCGATATTTCAACATCAAGCGCATGCAAGAAGTTCAGCTTGTGTGA
- a CDS encoding thiamine pyrophosphate-dependent dehydrogenase E1 component subunit alpha: MSIVHVKPSESENFSTDLLRRLYVEMLRIRLVEERIADLYAEKEMRCPVHLCIGQEAIPVGMSATLHREDVVLSGHRSHGHYLAKGGDLGRMFAEIYGKASGCAKGKGGSMHLVDRSVGFLGATPIVASSIPIAVGAAFAAKRQHMNAVTIVYFGEGATEEGVVYESMNFAVLHNLSIVFVCENNRYSVYSPLSVRQPTTRDIIEIAEAHGCEGKRVDGNDVEAVYEASRQAVAKARSHGGPTFLECQTYRWREHCGPNFDNDLGYRHKSETEHGQADCPIEYAKSELIRLGEYRDAWECEQRDRISAQIEAAVQFAKRSPFPSREQVFHHVYDECAMTSEEQAA, from the coding sequence ATGAGCATAGTCCACGTAAAACCCTCGGAATCTGAAAACTTCTCCACTGATCTGTTGCGTCGCCTGTATGTGGAGATGTTACGGATTCGGCTGGTGGAAGAACGCATCGCGGATCTGTATGCGGAAAAAGAAATGCGTTGTCCGGTGCATTTGTGTATCGGGCAGGAGGCCATTCCCGTGGGCATGAGCGCGACATTACATCGGGAAGATGTTGTGTTGAGTGGGCATCGTTCGCACGGACATTACTTGGCCAAGGGTGGGGATTTAGGACGGATGTTCGCGGAAATCTACGGCAAAGCCTCAGGGTGTGCCAAAGGAAAAGGCGGGTCCATGCACTTGGTTGACCGTTCGGTCGGATTTCTGGGCGCGACGCCGATTGTCGCCAGTTCCATCCCGATCGCTGTCGGCGCCGCATTTGCGGCGAAGCGACAACATATGAATGCCGTCACCATCGTGTATTTTGGTGAGGGCGCGACGGAAGAGGGCGTTGTGTACGAAAGCATGAATTTTGCCGTCCTGCATAATCTTTCCATTGTCTTTGTCTGTGAAAATAATCGGTATTCCGTGTATTCACCGCTATCGGTTCGTCAACCGACCACCAGAGACATCATCGAGATTGCCGAGGCGCATGGGTGTGAAGGCAAGCGGGTCGATGGAAACGACGTAGAGGCCGTCTATGAAGCATCCCGGCAAGCCGTGGCGAAGGCCCGAAGTCATGGAGGCCCGACGTTTTTAGAATGTCAAACCTATCGATGGCGTGAGCATTGCGGACCGAACTTCGATAATGATCTTGGTTACCGGCACAAGTCGGAAACTGAGCATGGGCAGGCTGATTGTCCCATCGAGTATGCCAAATCTGAACTCATCCGACTCGGAGAATACCGTGATGCATGGGAGTGTGAGCAAAGAGATCGCATCAGTGCTCAGATTGAAGCAGCCGTTCAATTTGCCAAACGGAGTCCTTTCCCAAGCAGGGAGCAGGTTTTTCATCATGTGTATGATGAATGCGCTATGACATCAGAAGAACAAGCGGCATGA
- a CDS encoding alpha-ketoacid dehydrogenase subunit beta — protein MNRQLTYIEAIREALTLCLDQDPCVYVMGLGVPDPKGIFGSTRGLQERYGEHRIMDMPTSENGMTGVALGSALMGMKPVLTHQRMDFALLAMEQMVNQAANWRYMFGGQHRVPLVIRLMIGRGWGQGPQHSQSLQAWFAHVPGLKVVMPTTAYDAKGLLIASIEDPNPVIFLEHRWLHETVDDVPAGHYTVPLGKSRILRHGNDVTIVGTSYMALESVRAADRLAEDGINADVIDLRSLRPMNDSLILASVRRTGRLLVTDTGWTSFGVTAEIISRVVEGAFSALKCPPKRIALPDCPTPTSHALAEHYYPRATHIMNAVRLLMEKEAIPDMPLSHSSLPCDVPDLSFAGPF, from the coding sequence ATGAACCGGCAATTGACTTATATCGAAGCCATTCGAGAAGCCTTAACCCTGTGCCTGGATCAGGACCCTTGCGTGTATGTCATGGGCTTGGGCGTCCCTGATCCAAAGGGCATATTCGGGAGCACGCGCGGACTACAGGAGCGATATGGCGAGCATCGGATCATGGATATGCCGACTTCTGAGAACGGGATGACGGGAGTAGCTCTAGGCTCCGCCTTGATGGGCATGAAGCCTGTTCTGACTCATCAACGCATGGATTTCGCGTTGCTAGCCATGGAACAAATGGTGAATCAAGCAGCCAATTGGCGCTACATGTTCGGAGGGCAGCATCGCGTGCCCCTAGTCATTCGACTGATGATTGGAAGGGGCTGGGGACAGGGGCCTCAGCATTCTCAAAGTTTGCAGGCATGGTTTGCCCATGTTCCAGGCTTGAAAGTCGTGATGCCGACGACGGCTTATGATGCCAAAGGATTGCTCATCGCGAGTATCGAGGATCCCAATCCCGTGATTTTTCTTGAACATCGTTGGCTGCATGAAACGGTCGACGATGTGCCGGCAGGCCATTACACGGTGCCGTTGGGGAAAAGCCGTATCCTTCGCCATGGAAATGATGTCACGATCGTCGGGACATCCTACATGGCCTTGGAGAGTGTTCGAGCCGCCGATAGGCTCGCCGAGGATGGGATTAACGCGGATGTCATCGACCTTCGGAGTCTTCGTCCGATGAATGATTCACTCATCCTGGCTTCGGTGCGTCGAACCGGACGTCTTCTCGTAACGGATACGGGCTGGACTTCATTCGGCGTGACGGCAGAAATTATCTCCAGAGTCGTTGAAGGAGCGTTTTCTGCACTCAAATGCCCACCGAAACGAATCGCGCTGCCTGATTGTCCGACGCCAACGTCCCACGCATTAGCCGAACATTATTATCCGCGGGCCACGCACATCATGAATGCCGTTCGTTTGCTCATGGAGAAAGAAGCGATCCCTGATATGCCGTTATCCCATTCCTCTTTACCCTGTGATGTGCCCGATCTCAGTTTCGCCGGGCCATTTTAG
- a CDS encoding GDP-mannose 4,6-dehydratase, which produces MDKLPSQDCVESPGPRTIAVIGSNSFSGSDFIDLLLEDPRNRVVGISRSTEKHKELLPYTRHKRSNFTFHRMDMNTDGDRLIRQLDMLKPDYIVNFAAQSEVAPSWRHPEHWFQTNVVALSKLTNALKERDYLKRYVHISSPEVYGTCEGRVTETAPLNPSTPYAASKAAADLFLFTLVKNYSFPLVMIRATNVYGAYQQLFKIIPRTIISLKTGNTIQLHGGGTAVKSYIHIRDVSRGELLAMEKGELGAIYHFSPEHGIAVKEVVQKLCHVLGKDFERSTICVEERLGQDAAYVIDSSRSRTELGWEPRITLDEGLQRTVDWIARSWPIIAHCPWEYQHAA; this is translated from the coding sequence ATGGACAAATTGCCGTCACAAGATTGTGTCGAATCCCCCGGGCCTAGAACTATCGCGGTCATCGGCAGCAACTCGTTTTCGGGAAGCGATTTTATCGATCTTCTTTTAGAAGACCCTCGGAATCGAGTGGTCGGTATCAGCCGATCCACAGAAAAGCACAAGGAGCTGCTGCCTTATACCCGCCACAAGAGATCAAACTTTACGTTTCATCGGATGGATATGAACACGGATGGGGATCGCCTGATACGACAATTGGACATGCTGAAACCTGACTATATCGTCAATTTCGCTGCGCAAAGTGAAGTGGCGCCCAGTTGGCGGCATCCAGAGCACTGGTTTCAAACCAACGTGGTCGCTCTGTCCAAACTTACGAATGCTCTTAAAGAGCGTGACTATCTGAAGCGATACGTCCACATCTCATCCCCAGAAGTGTACGGAACGTGTGAAGGTCGTGTGACTGAAACGGCTCCATTGAACCCAAGCACTCCGTATGCCGCGTCAAAGGCCGCCGCCGATCTTTTTCTCTTTACACTCGTGAAGAACTACAGTTTTCCTCTCGTCATGATCCGTGCCACCAATGTCTATGGCGCGTACCAGCAATTATTCAAGATTATTCCGCGGACGATCATTTCATTGAAAACAGGAAATACGATTCAATTACATGGCGGAGGAACGGCGGTCAAATCGTATATCCATATTCGTGACGTGTCGCGGGGAGAGCTGTTGGCCATGGAGAAGGGGGAGCTTGGTGCCATCTATCATTTTTCTCCTGAACATGGAATCGCTGTGAAAGAGGTGGTTCAAAAATTATGTCACGTTTTGGGAAAAGACTTCGAGCGTTCGACCATTTGCGTCGAGGAACGATTGGGCCAGGATGCCGCTTATGTCATCGATTCGAGCCGAAGTCGAACCGAGCTCGGATGGGAGCCTCGAATTACACTCGATGAGGGGTTGCAGCGCACGGTGGATTGGATCGCAAGGAGCTGGCCGATCATTGCCCATTGTCCATGGGAATATCAGCATGCGGCATGA